The sequence CGGGCGCTAGTCCGCCACGCGCGGCATGCCATGTTGGGCGCTGCCTAGCACCGTGCAGGAGCGATGCCGGCGGGCCAACCGGGCCACGTCTTGCGCTTCGTCCACCCGCGCCAACCCCAGGCGCTCCACTAGCGCCTCATCGAGATGGCTGAGCAAGTACACCTGAGCACGCGCCGCCGCCTTGGCCAACTGAATCGCGGGCACTAGATCGTCGGGGCGCTGCTTCTTGATCTCCGCCAGGGCCGCGCGCCGATCTTCTATTTCAGCCAACATCTGGATCGCCAGCCCAGGATCGCCAGCCAAGTCCGACACAATGGCGATGGCGCCTTCGTCGACCACCGCCCGATTTGCGGCGGCCAGCGCGCGCCCGATGTTTTCCCAAGTCTGTTCGGGGGCGCCGCCATCCACGGCCGCCACCACCAGACTGGCCCGCCGTTCGATTGGCCAATCCCAGATTTCCAGCGACAACTCGCGCGCTCGACGGCAAACGCTCTCATAGCTTCCGGCCAAGACCGCGGCGATGCCCGCATCGGCGCCCGGCGCCACCTGGATCGCGAACAGGAGGCCAAGCAACCAGGCGACCTCGTTGGCTTCGCTGCGGGCTCGCGCGGCCACCTCGGAGTCGGCATCTCGGAGCAATGGGTTGCGATATCGTTTTTGGGTTTCTTGGTTCGAGAAGGTGGGATACAGGCCGCCGCCATAGGCGCCATCGGCGGGGCCGCTTTGCGCGGCCGCGATCGGAATGACCAGATCGGCGTCGCACAACGCGCGGTTGAGGTAGATCGGCCGCGCGTCGGCCGTGGCCGCCAGATAGGCCAGCGAACTCCGATCATTCGGGTCGTGAATCAACGACTGAACCGCGCCGCGGACCTCTGGGGGCAGTTCCGCACACGGATCCTCCGCCCCCCGCTGCACATTGGCCGGACTGCGCAGCACGACAATCGAGTCGGCGGAGACGCCGCACCGTAGCAACAAGTCGACAATGGGACGCACGAGCGCGGCGGCGCGCGGCACACCGCCGCCAATCGCGATGGTCACCATATCGCCAGGCGTGACCGCTTGGTCCAGCGAAGGAAATTCGAGCGGGCTGGCCAGTGCTAGCAACGTCTCGGCGCCAGGATCGGGCAGATTTGCGACGCGGGGCTGGGAATAGTCAGCCACGAGCGCGGTGTCGTCGATTTCCAGGCCCAGCGAGGCGCCATTTCCGTATCGCAAGTCCAACTGCATGCCAAGTGCCAACTGGTTCGTCCAAAAGCAAAGGCGGGCAACACCATAGGCTGGGTCGCCCGCCACAGGCGGCCATCATATCGGGGTGCGAATCGGGGGGTCAAGAATCGAGCTTTACGTCGAACAAAGGGGCGAGAATAATGCCGCCGCCTTTTCAGGCGCGCCAGCGCCCATGTCAGTTTATCGCAAGGAAGTGAGTATGAATCGCGGCTCGGTCGTCATTCTTTGGCATTGGTTGTTAGGAACCGTCGCGGCCGCGGCGATTTTGCCTTGGGTGGCGGGCTGCTCCGACAGCGCGACTCCCGCGCCCCACGCTAGCGCCAAGCTATCGGCCGATCAGGTGCTGGCCGACATGACGATGGCGTATCAGAGCGCCAAGACATATGCCGACTCTGGCGAGCTGCATCTCAAATTCACCATGGGCGAAGAGCAACAAGTCGACGAGCGCGTCGACTTTTCCGTGGCGCTGGCGCGGCCCAATAAGCTGCGTCTGCATTGTTACAACGTGATTGCGGTTTGCGACGGCGACAAACTGCGCGCCACGGTGGCCGATCTCGATAAGCAAGTGCTGGAGGCGGCGGCGCCGGAGACCATGACGCTCGAAGCGCTGTATGCCGACGAGGCGTTGCGGCAAGGACTGACACAGCAGATTGCCGGCAGTTCTCCGCAGTTGGCGCTGTTGCTGACCAGCGACTTTTTGAAGTCAGTGACCGAGGGGGCCAAGCCCGCGCGACGACTCGACAGCGCCACGATCGAAGACGAGTTGTGCGACCGGATACAGATCGATCGGCCTGATGGCGAGCTGCTGTTTTGGATCGGTCAGAACACGCGCGTGCTGCGGCGGATCGAGTTTCCGACGCTGGAGCTAAAGAAACACTTGGAATCTCAGATGGGTGGCCCCATTAGCGGGCTGCAACTTTGGGCCGACCTCAAAGGCGCCAAGCTCGACACCAAGATCGAGGACGTGGCGTTTCGATTCGAGACACCGGCCGACGCCAAGCTGGTGGCGCAGTTCGATCTGCGACCGCTAATGCCGGCGCCGCCACAGCCCTCGAAGTTGCTGGGCGAAAAAGTTGGCGACTTCGAGTTCAAGCGGCTCGACGGCACGCCCGTCACGCGCGAGTCGCTGGCCGGCAAGGTGGCGATTGTCGACTTCTGGGCCACCTGGTGCGGGCCGTGTTTGGAGAATCTGCCACACCTGCAGGAGGTGTACGAGAAGTACAAGGACGACGATCGCGTGGAGTTTGTCGCGGTGAGTCTCGATCAGACCGAGGTCACGCCGCAAACCATCGAAGAGACCTTTGCCAAGGCGGGGCTCGAGATTCCGATTGCGCGCGACCTGGACCAGACGGCGGCCAAGACCTTTCAGGTCGAGGGAATCCCGAATCTGTTCATCCTGGGACCCGACGGAACAATTCAGGACAACGAGTTGGGCATGAATCCTGAGTTGGCCAAGGAGTTGCCCGCTCGTGTCGACAAGCTGCTGGCCGGGACCGACATTCATCCCGACGCGCTGGCCCGCTATGAAAGGCGCAAATCGCAATACGAAGCAGAGCTAAGCGCCCCCGCGCCAACTGGTGAATCGACGCCACAAATCAAGGCGCAGATCGCCTCTCGCTCTGAGCCAAGCACTTTGACGCTGACGCAACTTTGGAACAACACCGAGCTCAAGCAGCCCGGCAATGTGTGGCCCGCCACCACGCCCGAGGGCGCCACGGAGTTGTTGGTGAACGAGGGCTGGCGCGGCGTCGCCCGGCTCGATGCGCAAGGCGGGCTGGTCGAGCGCAAGGAACTGCCGACGCCGGAAATGACCGTGGTCAGTTATCTGCGCGTAGCGCAACTGCCCGATGGCGCGCGCCGCTATGTCGGCTCGGCCAGCGCGCAAAAGCAAATGCACCTGTTCGATGAGACATTTAGCAAGCTGCTCACACATCCGGCCGGCACAGACGCCGAAGTGGCCGACGTGGCATTCACCGATCTCGACGCCGATCAAACGCCGGAGCTGGCCATCGGCTATTGGGGAACGCGGGGTGTGGAACTGCTCGAATTATCGGGAACCAGTCGCTGGACCGCTGGCGAGATGGAAAATGTCTATCGCGTCACACCGGCCGTGCTGGCCGCCGGGTCGGCGGCCAAGCTGCTAGCGGCCCATGGTCGCGGCACACTGGCGGTGATTGACCTCAACGGCAAGCTGGAAAAAGAGATCGCCGTCGACAAACGCTTTTTACGCGCGGTGTACGCGGCCGATTTGGATGGCGATGGCGCCAGCGAACTATGCGCCTTGTCGCCAGTCGACGAAGGCCGCGACGTGCTCGTGGGTTTTGACTCCGAAGGCAAGGAGCTTTGGAGTTACGATCTGCCGGCGGGCTTGCACGAGCAACCGATCGAGAACGTGACTTGGGGACCACTGGTCGAGAATCGCGCACAATGGGTGGTGGCCGCCGCCGACAGTTCGATTCATATTCTGGATCGCGACGGCAGGCTGGTCGATCGCTTTCATCATGGCGCGCAACTCACCGGGCTGGCGGTGGCGCGCATCGACGATGCGCCAGCCCTGATCGTGTCGAGCATCGACGGCGTATCGGCGTGGCGCGTCGGCGGCAAGACCACCGAGGCGGCGGGTCCGACTTTGGAGTAGTTGAGAGCGACGCCCTTCAACTCGTCGTCGAGCGCACAGCCAAACTTGCTGTAGAGTTATTGCGGCAAACAGTTTCCGCAACGCGCACATTGCGCGATGTCGCAGCGGTCCATGGTCTTAAGCATCCCTGCTAACTGGGGATGCGCATGGCAACTTGCCTCCGCGGGCCAACGCATCTAGACTATGGGAAAGAATCATTAGATATCTAAGCATCGGCGCGAGGGGGCCGAATTCGATGCTGCAGTACGACTTTGAAGAGAGTGTCGGCTACTGGGTGGCGATGACCGCCCATGCCATGCACCGCGCGCTGAATGAAGAGTTGGCGCCACACGGCATTACGCACCGCCAATGGCAAGTACTGGCGTGGCTCTCGTTGGAAGGCCCGCTGCCGCAATCGGAACTTGCCGATCGCATGGACATTGAACCCGCCACGCTGGTCAGTGTCTTAGCGCGCATGGAGCGCGACGGAATCATCGGCCGGCGCACCTGCCCCGAAGATCGCCGCAAGCGGGTGGTCTATCCCAAGCCCAAGGCAAAGTCCGTTTGGGAACAAGGTGTGAACTGCGCGCGCCGCGTGCGCGAACGGGCCACACGCGGCTTTGCGCCCGCGGATCGCGAGCGCCTGAAGCGGCTGTTGTCCGACGTGCTCGACAACATGCGCGCGCCGCAACGAATCGAAACAGAGGTCGCTTAGATGGCGGCCAAAGGAAGTAGGGATATGCGAGTTATTCACAGAACACGGCAATTCACGGTTGGCGCCGTGGCGCTGCTGGTGTTGGGGTTCGCCACGCCGGCCTGGTCCCAGCCGCCGGGCCCGGTGAACGTGGCCGTTTCGCAAGCAGTCGAGCAGCAAGTGGCCAGCGGCAAGAGCTTTGTCGCCACCGTGGCGCCTTTGCGCAAGAGCACCGTGGGCAGCGCCGTCGATGGCCGAGTACTCGATTTCATGGTCAATGAGGGGGACCGCGTCGCCAAGAATCAACCCCTGTGCCAGGTGCGCACCAAGACGTACGAGATTCAACTGCAAGCAGCCAAGGCGACGTTGGCTTTTCGCCAGCAAGAGCTGGCCGAACTGAAGAACGGCTCCCGACCCGAGGAAGTGGCACAGGCCAAGGCGCGAATGCTCGGCGCCGAATCGCAGGTGGGCTACACTCGATCGCGAGCCGATCGCACCAAGCAGCTTTTTGATCGCCACGCCACCAGCCAGGAAGAGCTCGACATCGCCACTTCGGCGGCGATCAAGGCGCAACAAGACTTTCTCGAGGCCCAGGCCGCCTACGAGATGGCGGTCACTGGACCGCGCCCCGAGGAAATCGCGCAGGCCGAAGCGCAGGTCTTGGTCGCCGAGGAAGAAACCCATCGCCTGGAGGACATTCTTGAGCGGCACACGATCGTGGCGCCGTTCGACGGGTACATCATCAAAGAGAACACCGAAGTCGGCCAATGGCTGAAGTCGGGCGATCCCGTGGTCGACATCGTCGAACTGGACAAGGTCGATGTCGAAGCGCTGGTGCTGGAGGACTATATCCAGCAGATACAGATCGGCGCGCCGGCGCGGGTGGAGATCGGCGCCATTCCGAATGAAACCTTCACTGGCGAGGTGGCGGTGATCGTGGCGCAGGCCGATGTGCGCTCGCGGACCTTTCCGGTGCGCGTGCGACTGGAGAACCGCATTGTCGCGGGGGCCCCGGTGCTCAAGAGCGGCATGTTCGCGCGTGTGACGCTGCCGGTCGGGCAGCCCACCGTGGCCACGCTGGTGCCCAAAGACGCCGTGGTGCTGGGTGGACCGCAAGCATTGGTCTATGTGATCGACGCCGCGGCCGGCGCCAAGCAAGGCAAAGTGCGCACCGTGCCGGTCGAGATCGGCGTGGCCAGCGGCGGCCTGATTCAGGTGACTGGCGACGTGCGGCCCGGACAAACGGTGGTGGTCGAAGGCAACGAGCGCTTGCGCCCGCAGCAAGAGGTGGCGATCGTGCGCACAATTTCCGCCGCCGAGCTACAGAAGCGAATTACTGTATCCGACGAGTCTCGCGTCACCGACCCCCGCAAGGTCGGCGGCGTGATCGATCAAACCCAGCCACTGCGATCGCCCAACGGCGGTGGCGCTTCGGGACGATAGGGACAGCCATGCAATTGATCGAGTCCTTCGTCGAGAATCCGGTCAAGGTGTCGGTCGCCGTGATTCTGCTCTGCCTGTTCGGCGTGATCGCCTTGGCGCGAATGCCGATGCAGTTGGTGCCGGAAGTGCAGATTCCCACGCTGAGCGTGGAGACGCGTTGGCCCGGCGCCAGCCCGCAGGAGGTGGAGCGCGAGATCATTCAGGAGCAGGAAGAGCAGCTTCAGAGCGTCGAAGGGGTCAGCAAGATGACCTCGCAGAGCATGGACTCGTTTGGGCAGATCACGATGGAGTTCGAGATCGGCACTGATATGCGCGAGGCGCTGCTGCTGGTCAACACGCGACTCAATCAGGTCGAAGAGTATCCGGAGAACGCCGATCGCGCCGTCATCAGCACATCGGACTCTTCGGACCGGCCGATCGCCTGGTTTGTGCTCAGCACGCGGCCGCCCGAACGCGAGACGCTCGATCGCTTCATGGCCGCACATCCGAATTTGGCCGCGGAGGTGAAGCGGATTCGCGACACCGACAATCCGGGCAAGGCGATGTTCCGCCTCAAACGGCTGGTCAAGCAACATCCCGAGGCCAAGGAGTTATTGCCTGCCCTAGTCGACGTGACCAAGGAGCGGCGGTTTGCCAAAGACTTCATCGAGGCTCGACTGGAGCGCGTGGGCGGCGTCTCCAATGCCGAAGTGATGGCCGGGCGCGAAGAAGAGTTGCAGGTTGTGGTCGATCCCGAACGGCTGGCGGCCCGCCAACTGACCATCATGGATGTGCGATTGGCGCTGCGCGGCCAAAATAAAGACACCTCGGGCGGCGACTTCTGGGAAGGCAAACGCCGCTATGTGGTGCGCACGCTAGGGCAGTTTCGCGCGCCGGAGCAGGTGGCCAATGTGATCATCGCCCGCCGCGACGGCGCGCCGGTCTACGTGCGCGATGTGGCGGAGATCCGCCTGGGACACAAGAAGCCCGATGGAATGTCGCGGCGGTTTGGCGACTCGGTGATCAACCTCAACGCGCGGCGGCGCAACAACGCCAACGTGCTGGACGTGATGGCGGGCATTCGCGAGGCGACCGTCGAGCTGAACGACGGCATTTTGAAGCAGCGCGGCATGCAGCTCACGCAGGTCTATGACGAGACCGAATACATTTACTCGTCGATGGATATGGTCAAAGAGAACATCGTCGAGGGATCGGTGCTCACGATGATCGTGCTGCTGCTCTTTTTGCGCAGCTTTCGGTCGGCTTTGGTCATCTTTCTGGCGATCGGGGTCAGCACGATCGGCATGTTTTTGGCGCTCAGCCTCATGGGCAGATCGCTGAACGTGCTGAGCATGGCGGGCATCGCGTTCGCGGTGGGCATGCTGGTCGACAACTTCATTGTGGTGTTGGAGAACGTGTATCGGCACTACCAGCAGGGAGATACCGCCGCCGCGGCGACAGTGCGCGGAACCAAGGAAGTATGGGGCGCCGTCGTGGCCTCGTCGTTGGCCAACCTGGCGGTGTTCTTGCCAGTGCTGTTTGTGCGTGACGAGGCGGGGCAACTGTTTCGCGATATCGCGCTAGCTGTGAGCGCGGCGCTTTGCTTCTCGCTGCTCGTGGCGCTGGTGATGGTGCCGACCGCGGCGGCAATCATCCTGCGCCATTCGCACGCGCCGGAAGAAGCGCCGCTGCGATCGACTGGCCGGCGCTCATTCTGGCGCCGTCGCCAGGACGAATTGGCCAGCTTGGGGCATCTGATCACGCGCCCCCTCGATCGATTTGGCGTCTGGTTCGTCAATACGGTGGTCGGCGCCAATGTGTGGCTGCAGCGATCCACGTTGCGGCAACTGGTGGTGGCCGGCGGCATGGTCGGCGTCTCGGTGTTCTTGAGTTGGCTACTCATGCCGAAAATCGATTACCTGCCGTCGGGCAACCGCAATTTGGTGATCGCCATCATCCTGCCGCCGCCGGGGTACAACCTCGATCAACTGGCGCGGATCGGCGAGATCGTCGAAAATCGGCTGCAACCTTATTGGGACGTTGACCCGGGCACGCCCGAGGCCGCCAAACTCAAATATCCCGTCATCTCCGACATGTTTTACGTCGCGCGGGGCCGGTCGCTGTTCATGGGCGTGCGCTCCGACGACGCGCTGCGTGCGGGCGAATTGGTGAATCTGCTCAAGGAGATGGGGCGCGACATACCAGGCACGATCTTGATCGCCAAGCAAACCAGCCTGTTCGAGCGTGGCTTGAGCGGCGGCCGTACCGTGGATGTGGAAATCACCGGCCCGGAGATCGAAAAGCTCGTGGGTCTCGGCGGCCGCGTGATGCGCGACGTGATGCAACTGATTCCGGAAGCGCAGGCCCTGCCGGAGCCAAGCCTCGATCTCTCCAGTCCCGAAATGCACATCACTCCCAAATGGCAACAGGCGGCCGATATGGGCGTGAACGCCACCGACCTGGGCTACACGGTCGACGCGCTGGTCGATGGCGCCTATGCCAGCGACTATTTTGTGGGAGGGGACAAGATCGACTTATCGATCATCGGACAAGAACAGTTCGTCACGCGCACGCAGGACTTGTGGGGACTGTCGATCGCCACGCCCAATGGCGAATTGGTGCCGTTGGCCGCCGTGGCCGACGTGGAGCTGTCGAGCGGCCCCGAGCAGATCAACCATCGCGAGCGGATGCGCGCCATCACCATTCAGGTTTCGCCCCCCGCCAGCATGCCGCTGGAAGAAGCGATGAACGTGATCAGCACCAAGATTGTCGATCCGATTGTCCGCTCAGGCGAACTGGGCGGGGCCTACCAGATCAACTTTTCCGGCACCGCAGACAAGCTGAACACCACCTGGCAATCGATGCGCTGGAATCTGCTCTTGGCGTTCATCATCACCTATCTGGTGATGTCGGCCTTGTTTGAGTCTTGGTTGTATCCGTTCATCATCATCTTGAGCGTGCCGCTCGGCGCCGTTGGTGGTTTCTTCGGTCTGTGGCTGTTGAATCAATCGGTGCTGCAACCGCTCGACGTGCTCACCATGCTCGGTTTCATCATCTTGATTGGCACGGTGGTCAACAATCCGATCTTGATTGTCGAGCAAGCGCTCAACCACATGCGCGACGACGGGATGGACCCGCACGCCGCGGTGATCGAAAGCGTGCGCACGCGCATTCGACCGATCTTCATGACCGCGTCCATCGGCCTCTTCGGACTGCTGCCATTGTGCGGATTCGATCCCTTTGGCCTCATCACGCATGGCACCATGTTCGTGTTTGGCGCCGGCAGCGAGCTGTATCGCGGGCTCGGCGCGGTGCTGCTCGGGGGCCTGGTGTTCTCGACCGTATTCACCTTGATTTTTGTGCCCACGATCTTCAGCCTCGTGTTTTCGATCCGCGATTTGCTCGCGGGCGGCCGGCGGCGACCCGCAGAGGCGCCGCGCGTCACGGTCGTGCCCGAACCGCATCGCGTCGGCGCCCTGGCCGAGGTCCACTAACAGCCCGCTTAATCACGCCGCGCGGCGGCTTGCCCAGCTATCCCAGTCCGCCTTGCCGGCCGTTGGACTCCACGGCTACAATCGACCCCGTTTTTCGTATCTCTATTGAGAGACGCCACGGATGGCCGCTTCGCAACCCATGCTCGATCGCGCGCTGACGCTGCATCGCGCGGGGCGCATGGCCGAGGCCGAGCGACTCTACCAGCAACTCCTCGCTCGCCAGCCAGATTGCGTCCAGACGCTGCATCGATATGGTCTCTTGTTGCACGCCGCAGGGCAACTTCGCGCTGCAATTGATTTATTGCGGCGCGCCGTCGCCAGACAACCCAAGAGCGCCGAACTACGCAACGACCTGGCGGGCGCGCTGGCTGCGGCGGGCGAACGCGGCGCGGCCATCGCCGAGTATCAGGCCGGGTTGGCAATCGCTCCCGATTTAGCGCTGCTGCACGCCAATCTCGCACAACTCCATCTGGCCAGCGGCGCGCAGGCGGCGGCGCATCAACATCTCTTGCAAGCCTCGCGCCTGGCGCCGCGCGACGCGCGGGCTCGCCTCTTATTGGGCGACTCGTTCCGCCAGCGCGACGAAGGCGATCAGGCATTGGCGTGCTACCAATTGGCCTGCCAGCTCGATCCGTCGCTCGCAGCGGCCTGGCAGAATCTGGGTTGTCTGCACGCTGATCAAGAAGATTTTGACCGCGCGGCGGCGGCGCTGACGACCGCCGCGAGTTTATCGCCCGGTTCGGCTGATCTGTTGGCCAACCTCGCCGTTGCGCAGCTTGGCGCCGGCCGAGTTGGCGACGCGCTGGCAAGCAGCCGCCGCGCGCTCGCCATCGCGCCCACTCACGCCAATGCGCTATTGACCCTGGGCAACGCGCTGGTCGAGGCAGGTCGCCGGCAAGAAGCGATTCGCGCCTTCGACGACTGCTCGGCGCATCATCCGCATCAGATACAGTCGGCGTACAATTCCGCGCTCGCGCAATTGTCGCTCGGCGAGTGGAGTGGCGGCTGGGAGGGGTATGAGCTACGCGACGGAAGAGCACGACCATTTGATCCGCCAGCCGATCTGCATGGTCGCCGCGTGTTGGTGGTGGCCGAACAAGGGGTCGGCTCGCAGATTATGTTTCTGTCGTGCTTGAGCGACTTGCTCCGCGTCGCTCGCGCGGTGACGGTCACGTGCGACCCGCGTTTAGCGCCGCTGGTCCAGCGCACGTACGCCGGCGCCCAGGTCGCTGCGCATCAGGCCGGCACGCGAATCGAGCAGCTTGCGCCTTCGTTCGACTACGTGATTCGGCTCGGCAGCTTGCCGCGACGCTTCCGCAATTCCGAAAGCGATTTTCCGCGCGCCAGCGCCCATCTACAGCCCTGCCCGAAACGGTTGCGGCACTGGCGGGGGTGGCTGGCGGGGCTGGGCGCGCGTGTGACGGTGGGCGTTTCGTGGATCGGCGGCCGCACTCCAGAACAACGCCGCAAACGCACTTCGCCGCTGGCGCAATGGCGGCCACTAGCGCAAGTTCCTGGTGTCGGCATGGTGTGCCTGCAATATGGCGAGGTGGGCGCGGAACTGGCGACCATCGGCGCCGATGGAAAGATCACGATCCACCGCCCGCCGGGACTCAACCCGCTCGTCGACCTCGACGATCTGGCGGCGCTGATCGCGGCGCTCGATTTGGTGATTACGGTCGACAACACCACCGCGCACCTGGCCGGCGCAGTGGGAGTCGAAACTTGGACCCTGCTACCGTTCAGCGCCGACTGGCGCTGGCTGGTCGATCGAGATGATTCCCCCTGGTATCCACGCATGCGGCTGTTTCGACAAACGGCCACGGGAGACTGGTCGAGCGTCGTAGCGCGCGTTCAACATGCGCTATCGCTTGCCGCAACTGGCACACCAAGCCGACTGGCAGCCTAGTTCGCTCCCAGGCGGCTGTGCTGCTACGGCTTTTGGCTCACGACCGGATTGGTGAGCACGCCCAGCCCCTCGATTTCCACCTCACACACGTCGCCGGGCTGTAAGAAAATTGGGGGCTTGCGCGCAAAACCCACGCCGGGCGGCGTGCCCGTGAAGATCAAGTCGCCCGGCTGCAGCGTGCAAACGCGCGAGATATAGGCGATTAGCTTATCGAGCTTGAAGATGAACTCTCGGGTATTGGAGTTTTGCAAGGTTTCGCCATTGCGGCGAAACTGCACCTGCAAAGCGCCGGGATCGACCTCGTCGGCAGTTACCATAGCCGGCCCGACCGGCGCGAAGGTGTCGAATGTCTTGCCCAACAGCCACTGGCGTCCTGGCTTGCGAAGCTGCCAGTCACGGGCCGAGACGTCGTTGCCAATGGTGTAGCCGGCGACATGGTGCATGGCGTCGACTTGACGAATGCAGTGTCCCGCGCGGCCGATCACTACCACCAGTTCGGCTT is a genomic window of Pirellulales bacterium containing:
- a CDS encoding fumarylacetoacetate hydrolase family protein, with amino-acid sequence MRLVTYQSERGPRLAAVVADGFVDLNDADASLPCSLKELLHRGSGILRTVGHAAEIGKAFDPLTVRLLPPVPDPQKVICVGLNYADHARESGAEPPTEPVLFNKFPSALVADGAPIVLPPISQEVDYEAELVVVIGRAGHCIRQVDAMHHVAGYTIGNDVSARDWQLRKPGRQWLLGKTFDTFAPVGPAMVTADEVDPGALQVQFRRNGETLQNSNTREFIFKLDKLIAYISRVCTLQPGDLIFTGTPPGVGFARKPPIFLQPGDVCEVEIEGLGVLTNPVVSQKP